A genomic window from Buteo buteo chromosome 13, bButBut1.hap1.1, whole genome shotgun sequence includes:
- the RSL24D1 gene encoding putative ribosome biogenesis protein RLP24, which translates to MRIEKCYFCSGPIYPGHGVMFVRNDCKIFRFCKSKCHRNFKKKRNPRKMRWTKAFRKAAGKELTVDNSFEFEKRRNEPVKYQRELWNKTVDAMKRVEEIKQKRQARFIMNRLKKSKELQKAEDIKEVKQNIHLLRAPHAGTPKQLEDKMVQKLQEDVSMEEDS; encoded by the exons ATGCGGATCGAGAAGTGCTACTTCTGCTCGGGGCCCATCTACCCGGGTCACGGCGTCATGTTCGTGCGTAACGACTGCAAG ATATTTAGATTCTGCAAATCAAAATGCCacagaaactttaaaaagaagcGAAATCCCAGAAAGATGAGATGGACCAAAGCATTCCGGAAAGCAGCTGGCAAAGAATTGACAGTG GATAATTCATTTGAGTTTGAAAAACGTAGAAATGAACCAGTGAAATACCAGAGAGAGTTGTGGAACAAGACGG ttgatGCAATGAAGAGAGTggaggaaataaagcaaaaacgCCAAGCTAGATTTATTATGAACAG attaaaaaagagcaaagagtTGCAGAAGGCAGAAGACATCAAAGAAGTCAAACAGAATATCCACCTTCTTCGTGCTCCGCATGCAG gCACACCAAAACAGCTGGAGGACAAAATGGTGCAGAAGCTTCAAGAGGATGTGTCTATGGAAGAAGactcttaa
- the RAB27A gene encoding ras-related protein Rab-27A: MSDGDYDYLIKFLALGDSGVGKTSLLYQYTDGKFNSKFITTVGIDFREKRVVYRPNGPDGVGGRGQRIHLQLWDTAGQERFRSLTTAFFRDAMGFLLLFDLTNEQSFLNVRNWISQLQMHAYCENPDIVLCGNKSDLEDQRMVKEEEAKELAEKYGIPYFETSAANGNNVSKAIETLLDLIMKRMERCVDKSWIPEGVVRSNGHSSTEQLNEEQEKGKCGC, encoded by the exons ATGTCTGATGGGGACTATGATTACCTCATAAAATTTCTAGCACTTGGTGATTCTGGCGTAGGAAAGACCAGCCTTCTTTACCAATATACAGATGGCAAATTTAATTCCAAATTTATCACAACGGTGGGCATTGACTTTCGGGAAAAGAGAGTG GTGTATAGACCCAATGGGCCAGATGGCGTTGGTGGCAGAGGACAGAGGATACATCTTCAGCTCTGGGATACTGCAGGGCAGGAAAG GTTTCGTAGCTTGACAACGGCTTTCTTCAGAGATGCCATGGGGTTTCTTTTACTCTTTGATCTGACAAATGAGCAAAGCTTTCTGAATGTCAGGAACTGGATAA GTCAGCTACAAATGCATGCATATTGTGAAAACCCTGACATTGTATTATGTGGAAACAAGAGTGATCTGGAAGACCAAAGAATGGTGAAAGAAGAAGAGGCTAAGGAACTTGCAGAAAAATACGG AATACCGTATTTTGAAACTAGTGCAGCTAATGGGAATAATGTAAGCAAAGCCATTGAAACTCTGCTTGACCTCATTATGAAGCGCATGGAACGGTGTGTGGATAAATCCTGGATCCCAGAAGGGGTAGTGCGCTCCAATGGGCACAGCTCTACAGAACAACTGAACGAGGagcaagaaaaaggcaaatgtggCTGTTAA